In Callospermophilus lateralis isolate mCalLat2 chromosome 4, mCalLat2.hap1, whole genome shotgun sequence, one genomic interval encodes:
- the Ckap4 gene encoding cytoskeleton-associated protein 4 — MPSAKQRGSKGGHGAASPSEKGAHPSGGADDVAKKPPPAPQQQPPPPAPHPQQHPPQHPQNQAHGKGGHRGGGKSSAAAAASSSATCSRRLGRALNFLFYLALVAAAAFSGWCVHHVLEEVQQVRRSHQDFSQQREELGQGLQNVEQKVQSLQTTFGAFESILRSSQHKQDLTEKAVRQGESEISRISEVLQKLQNEILKDLSDGIHVVKDARERDFTSLENTVEERLTELTKSINDNIAIFTEVQKRSQKEINDVKAKVASLEESEGYKQDLRALKDAVKEIQTSAESRERDIEALRSSLQTMESDVYTEVRELVSLKQEQQAFKEAADSERLALQALTQKLLQSEESTSRLPEKIRRLEEELRQLKAESHRPEEDGPSRTPDALDALQKESRGLDSRLQNLEDEIQSVQVASARQTDSLESLLTKSQEYEQRLAALQEHLKDLGSSSEADKDSLAGTVRSLGEAQLALYGDVEELKRSVGELPSTVESLQKVQEQVHALLSQDRAQAARLPPQDFLDRLSSLDNLKSSVSQVESDLKMLRTAVDSLVAYSVKIETNENNLESAKGLLDDLRNDLDRLFVKVEKIHEKI; from the exons ATGCCCTCGGCCAAACAAAGGGGCTCCAAGGGCGGCCACGGCGCCGCGAGCCCCTCGGAGAAGGGCGCCCACCCGTCGGGCGGCGCGGATGACGTGGCCAagaagccgccgcccgcgccgcagcagcagccgccgccgcccgcgccgCACCCGCAGCAGCACCCGCCGCAGCACCCGCAGAACCAGGCGCACGGCAAGGGCGGCCACCGCGGCGGCGGCAAGTCctcggccgccgccgccgcctcgtCCTCGGCGACCTGCTCGCGCAGGCTCGGCCGGGCGCTCAACTTTCTCTTCTACCTCGCCCTGGTGGCGGCGGCCGCCTTCTCGGGCTGGTGTGTCCACCACGTCCTGGAGGAGGTCCAGCAGGTCCGGCGCAGCCACCAGGACTTCTCCCAGCAGCGGGAGGAGCTGGGCCAGGGCTTGCAGAACGTCGAGCAGAAG GTACAGTCTCTGCAAACCACATTTGGGGCTTTCGAGTCTATCCTGAGAAGCTCCCAACATAAGCAAGACCTCACAGAGAAAGCAGTGAGACAGGGGGAGAGTGAGATCAGCAGGATCAGTGAAGTTCTGCAAAAACTCCAGAACGAGATCCTCAAAGACCTCTCTGACGGCATTCACGTGGTGAAGGATGCGCGCGAGCGGGACTTCACGTCCCTGGAGAACACAGTGGAGGAAAGGCTGACGGAGCTCACCAAGTCCATCAATGACAACATCGCCATCTTCACTGAGGTCCAGAAGAGGAGCCAGAAGGAAATAAATGACGTGAAGGCGAAGGTCGCCTCTCTGGAAGAATCCGAGGGGTACAAGCAGGACCTGAGAGCCCTGAAGGATGCGGTGAAAGAGATACAGACCTCTGCGGAGTCCAGGGAGAGGGACATAGAGGCCCTGAGAAGCTCCCTGCAGACCATGGAGTCTGATGTCTACACCGAGGTCCGGGAGCTGGTGAGCCTCAAGCAGGAGCAGCAGGCGTTCAAGGAGGCGGCGGACTCAGAGCGCCTGGCCCTGCAGGCCCTCACCCAGAAGCTCCTGCAGTCCGAGGAGTCGACCTCCCGCCTCCCGGAGAAGATCCGGAGGCTGGAGGAGGAGCTCCGCCAGCTGAAGGCCGAGTCCCACAGGCCGGAGGAAGACGGGCCCTCCAGAACCCCCGACGCCTTAGATGCGCTCCAGAAAGAGAGTCGGGGTCTGGACTCCAGGCTCCAGAACTTAGAGGATGAAATCCAATCCGTGCAAGTGGCTTCTGCACGGCAGACCGATAGCCTGGAGTCGCTCCTGACCAAGAGCCAGGAGTACGAGCAGCGCCTGGCTGCGCTGCAGGAGCACCTGAAAGACCTGGGGTCCTCGTCCGAGGCAGACAAGGACAGCCTGGCTGGCACCGTGAGGAGCCTGGGGGAGGCCCAGCTGGCGCTCTACGGCGACGTGGAGGAGCTGAAGAGAAGCGTGGGCGAGCTCCCCAGCACCGTGGAATCGCTGCAGAAGGTGCAAGAGCAGGTGCACGCGCTGCTCAGTCAGGACCGAGCCCAGGCCGCGCGTCTGCCCCCTCAGGACTTCCTGGACAGACTCTCTTCTCTAGACAACCTGAAATCCTCAGTGAGCCAGGTGGAGTCGGActtgaaaatgctcaggactgCTGTGGACAGTTTGGTAGCCTACTCGGTCAAAATCGAAACCAACGAGAACAACTTGGAATCAGCCAAGGGTCTACTAGATGACCTGAGAAATGATCTGGATAGGTTGTTTGTGAAAGTTGAAAAGATTCACGAAAAAATCTaa